ttatttatttaatttatcagtAACCCCTCCTTTTTAGTTCCAACTTTTTTTTGCCTTAGTTTATTCCTTTAGTTGCTTCTTGGAATGCACTTGCCACTTTCTTGGGATTTTTCTTTTTAGAGTTCACTTTCTTGGGAAATTAACAATGCATAAACGTGGAATCGTAAACTTTAATGTTAGACTAATGAGTAATACACTGTTTTAAAACAACGTCAAATCGGACAAAATGATAATATATCAGACCTCTGTTGAGAACTTGAGATATATTAATTGTCTAATACACCATTTTATTCAAGTTTGATAGTTATTTCGAAAGACTgggatattttttttttttggtcttcAGAGGAAAATACATTTTGCATTTAATTTGTTGTTGCTTGTTGGCTAACTTGGTTATAGCGAAATTGATTTTTGAGATGCACAATAATCTTTTTCACTTGCTTCTAAGAACATGTGCAGCAAATATTCAACTTTAAGAACATGACcaataaagaaaaaaagggaaagggGAAACTGAGAAAAGTAGGAGATTCTGAGGCAAGTTTTTTTAATTCTTTGTTTGGGTTAGTTGCTGAGATTTGTAAAGATGACAAAACCGAAGTGTCAATAGTGTGTGGTAAAGAGTTATGTTacttagattatttttttatcaataatagaTTTAccattgtaattattttttagtgagAGTATATAAAGAGTATATAGTATATAAGGTGTAATAACTCAACAAATATTTTCTAAAGagatttttcattttcttcaaCAATGAGAAGAACTCATTTTTCTCCATCTCTTAATCCCTTCTAGTTCATCAAACTATCAACATCACAGCTTGAACAATTTAGGACATGAGATTTTCTTCAAGTTACCTAAAGTTGGTTGAGTTGTCCCAATTTTGCAGCACTAAACAAAAAGGAGAGATTTGAAAGAGGGAGAAAGCTGTCAGATTTGCTTTTTTCTGAACTCTTAacattctaatattaaaatatgttttaattcatgtGCCATCTTGTGTGATCCAATCACAAGGGATAGAATTCTAACTTGCTTTCAATAATAAAGAACATGTCGCTGTTATGGTGATTATGCCAAACCAACAGCAGCTTTTTCAGTAAGATGAGTATGAACTTTGAATATTTATCATTTTAGGAAACTTCACTGCAGCATGTTTTAACTATTTAGACTGTTAAAATGGCCTTATGTCCTTGAAAAAGAAAGTTTTGTGGCAGAGAGGTGGCTATGAAGTATTTTAACAATTGGACTGAATATGATATAGTaccataattataaatatatttgttaCTCTCTTTCTGTGTCTTGTTAactgaaattgaaaattgacaTGATTGGTTGGTAATTGATAACTGCAGCTACGAATGCTGAATACGTGGAGGAACCGGCAACAAATGTGAAATTTCAGACATCTTTGATGGTTCCGGGTTGCTCGGATTCATTAATTTTGCTTGGAACTGGTTAGTTTGTCGTTGTATCACATATTCACATGACTTTAGAAAATGAGGATGATATAAATGCTCTGAACAAGTGAAGAAAGGATCAAAAAGACTATAATTGGTATTGAACAATTATAACACATTAAAGGAAGTGTTATTCTTGTAAATAAGGAAATAATTCGGTTGATATCATCATGAACatacttttatcttttttcatttCATAGACATTAACTTTTGTTTGTGATCATTACTGCCTTTTCGAAAAACTCATGTTATTGATGATAACTTTGTGCATAGATTCAAACTCTTTTAAGAGATTTTTGGTTAAAACTTTAATGTCACTGTGAAAAGATGTTAGCAAAGTATTTTTCTTTGTTGGCCATTTGTTAAAGTTGTATATAATCATCAAATTTGTCACTAATTGGATGGGGAAATTAAACCTAATAAAATTATGAACTTAGATTTTTGTATAtattctttttatctttatggttttattgtatatttgttgaaactttttgtcttctctttTTGGTCACTGAGAATTGGCAACAGTAGAACTTAGTAAGTTCCAAGAAATGCTATGAGTTTTgattaataataacaacaatttCAGGATTCAGAGAGAAAGTTTTTGCAATCATTGGAGTCAAGGTCTATGCCGCAGGCCTATATCTGAATCAATCTATCATAAGTGAGTTGAATGTTTGGAAAGGGCAATCAAAAGATACAATTCAAGGAGATTCTTCTTTGTTCAAGACCATTTTCCAAAGTAATGAATCTACAAGTTGGTTTCTTCATTTATTTTTACATTGCTAGTGTTAACACAGAAAGAGATTAAGTTGATAAATACATGTATTTTTATGGTTGCAGCATCCCTTGAGAAATCATTGCAAATCATTCTGGTCAGAGATGTTGATGGTAAAACTTTTTGGGACGCCTTAAGTGACGCAATATCACCAAGAATTGTAGAACCTACAACTGAAGATGAATCTGCTTTGTCTGCGTTCCGCGATTTCTTCCTTAATCTTTCTCTTAGGAAAGGAACTTTCATAATTTTGACTTGGCCAAACCCCTCCAAATTGCTTGTAAGTTTGTTTTCCGTTTATATCTCCAGTGGATATTCGACTACACTATTTTTGAGCTATTGCAGCATGTACCCTATAGCTTCAATATTTCGCTTGCTTGATACTATTCCAACTAAGTTTCTTGTGATTCAATTTTCAGGTTTCTGTCTCCTCACAGGGTCTTCCATCTGCAGTGGATGCTACAATGGAATCAACAAATGTAGCTTCTGCTTTGTTTGATGTATTTCTTGGTGATAATCCTGTCTCTCCCTCCTTGAAAGCTTCAGTGGCCGAAGGCTTATCGAAAGTACTAAAGTAGAGTATGGGTTCTAGAAATGGTTGTCTTTGAATATATTCAGTAGCTCCTACCTATTTTGTTCTAGTGTATATGTAAGCATGCTGTAAAGGTGTGCTGCGAGTTGGAAGTTCTTGGTTTCAAGTACTCTTTTTTTTCCCTTCCCTCTTCTGAATCtacatattttgatttgtccATGGATATAAACTTTTTTCAATTTGCATGCTTAGATGGCTATGTTAGAGCCATAGAGGTACTACTTCTCCAGAAGGACACACTTTGTTAGTATATCAGTTCAAATATATGCTTCACTTGGTTAATGCATAAAAAGAATGTTATTTGTACAACTATAAATAAACCTGAGAGAATTAGTGAAAACCATACTATActgttttagaaaaaaattgttGGACAACTTTTGGTTTTCCAAATAACATTGTTACATTGCATATCAACATCTCTCTGTAGTTACAAATAAAATcctgttgatgctgaattaccAATAGGAAAGGGCATCAAAACATTAGGGTGACATGTCATTAAGTGTACATGGCAATGTTGTAGTAACATGTTTGCATGATACTGCTTGTTCAAGCAAGTTGACAACCTCAGCCATGTTTGGTCTATTCAAGGGGTCTGGTTCAAGACACTTCATTGCAATGTTGAACACCTTGTTTACCTCTTGCATTGGACAGGACCCTAAGCTAGTGTCAAGAACtaattcttctttcttctcctgAACAACAGCTTTCACCTGATACCCAATATTAACAAAATGATTCTTTATTAGGTAAGTTCTTATTCCAATACCGTATTAAACAAATCATGTGTTTCACAGCCAATCCAACTCTCAAACTGAACATGAATTGATTTAATGCTCCCCCTCCCCAGCTATAGtagttttcatgattttaatcTCTATTTGATTTCTAATGTTTAAATGCAAGTAGAATGCTATGTTTTGTTCTAGTGTTCAAACTATGTTTTTCCTTATGAATGGAAATTTCACAATCTTAGAGTTTAAAGTGAATATAAACAGCTCAGTGATTTCAAATTTGTCTATTAACATAATCACAAAAGGAAAACAGCAATAATCAGTTCTTACCCATGTGACAAGCTTGGTTCCTTCTTCTACAAATGCTTCATCACTGGGTTTCTTCCCAGTTAAGAGCTCTAGTAACACCACTCCAAAGCTGTAAACATCACCTTTAACAGTTGCTCTTCCAGTATCGAAATATTCTGCATAAAAACATTTTGCAATTAGAACTAAACTGTTGTGGAAGCTAAAATTGTGCTTAGCACATTTATGTCTGTACCAGGTGCCAAGTATCCAAAGGTTCCTGCCACCATTGTCGAAACATGAGTCTTATTCGGCTCCATCAACGTGGCTAATCCGAAGTCAGAAACTCGCGCCCCCATGTTTTGATCCAGCAATATGTTGCTTGATTTGATATCTCTATGGATAATGTGAGGGATGCAATCATGGTGAAGATATGATATTCCTCTAGCAGCACCTACAGCTACTCTATATCTTGTTGGCCAATCCAAATGCTTCTTCTCCTTTGATCTCCCTGCCATTGTATTCAACTTTGTAATTAATTAGAAAAACACAATTCAGTAATCAATTGACTAGCTAAAAATTCTACAAAACCTTGGATGTAACTGAAGAACATTCCATTTCTATCATTGGATCACATATTTTGATTGTTCTGTATAAGAAAATATGTTCATTACATCATCCAAATCTTAAAATTTTCACTTGGTCAAAAGAAAAAGCTACAAAAGGCACCCTAGTGCATGAGGCTACAACACTTGCTACCCTTATGACTTATAAGATCTAATATGAAAAACCAACAAATGTTTgctcatatataataattcatgTGCTTCCTCCTATCAgcttaaatttttgaaaaactagTTCTATGACATAATATCAGAACTTCTATGATCGAAAAGTGTAGAGTTTGATCCTTGTTATCCCccaaaagagaaaacaaaaatagcataaggcaaagaaaaatagaaaaggcGGCTTATACAAAAATTCCAACAAATCCAAAAGAAGTTCTTGCTTGAAGGAGCGTGTTAGAAATATAACCATTCATACACTTACCATGCAAAATGGAATCCAAACTTCCATTTGGCATTAGCTCATATATAAGAAGATTGTAATGTGGTGCAATGTAATATCCATGAAGAGTTACAATATTCCGATGCTTTATGTCCGCCATCGCCTCCAACTCTCTCTCAAAACCATTGTCCCTCTCTTCTGATCCCCGGTTCAGCCTCTTCACGGCGAAGGCTACAGATTCATTTAGTCTTAGTTCATAAACCACTCCATAGCCACCAGATCCAATGATGTCTTTATTGCTCAGTTTTCGTGTCTTCTGTAAGACTGCATCGGATTTAAGAGATTGCAGCAATGAAGATCTAAAGATTACCATCTTTCCTTCTGTATTATCCAATCAATGTATGTTAGAAAGTCTTGTTTTCTCTCTAATTAACAAAGTAGGGGAAAAAACACATTTTTTTTCTAACCATTTTCATAAATTATGTGCTTTCTTTTCCATCTTTTGTAGAGAAGAACAGAGATCAAGATCTTGGATATCACGAAAGCGATGAAGCATATTGTTGTAGATAAGGTTATAACCAGGAACTTCCTCATTTTGTTGATACTATAATGATGCTGAAATTTGAAGATCCTGGAAACAAAGTTTGGTATTATGGTCTCAAAAAATTTGacagaaaaataagaattgAGAACATTTTGAAAGATTGCTACATGAAATGTGCAAAGTAGCATTTTTTTTCGCCTTTAGTTTCTTCTTAACTGAAGCAAAAtctcaaacaagaaaagaggaagaaaactCACAGTAATTCTCtgtggattactttttatagtTGCTAACATTGTCCCTCACTTTCTGCATCTATAAATTCTCTTCACATCTTGATGAATTGGACAAAAGTTCTTAAAAACTTGTTCTGATCTTCACTTTTTCAAGTGGGCTCTCTCATGAACTCTGAATTTTAGTTACCCTTTGAAGAATCTGCATCTTTGTCCACAATGGCCAGTGAAGAGAAAAGAGACATGGAAAGTTCATAACCACTTTCTCACTTATGAACCAGAAGAAGAAAGATCACAGAAGCTGATCATGAGGATAAGAATAAGAAAAATGTATAGTGAACGTTTTGAAAACTAAggtgcattattattattattattatgaagaACAGTTTTGAAATGATTGAAGGTTTGAAATTAGAGGCCTAACTTTCTGGTTTTTTTGTTGCGTATATTACATTGCTTGTTTGTGTAATCAAAACCATTATGGAGGTAAAGCATGTGTCATGCCACCCCAGTT
The Arachis stenosperma cultivar V10309 chromosome 7, arast.V10309.gnm1.PFL2, whole genome shotgun sequence genome window above contains:
- the LOC130941768 gene encoding receptor-like serine/threonine-protein kinase At1g78530 isoform X2; its protein translation is MRKFLVITLSTTICFIAFVISKILISVLLYKRWKRKHIIYENVLQKTRKLSNKDIIGSGGYGVVYELRLNESVAFAVKRLNRGSEERDNGFERELEAMADIKHRNIVTLHGYYIAPHYNLLIYELMPNGSLDSILHGRSKEKKHLDWPTRYRVAVGAARGISYLHHDCIPHIIHRDIKSSNILLDQNMGARVSDFGLATLMEPNKTHVSTMVAGTFGYLAPEYFDTGRATVKGDVYSFGVVLLELLTGKKPSDEAFVEEGTKLVTWVKAVVQEKKEELVLDTSLGSCPMQEVNKVFNIAMKCLEPDPLNRPNMAEVVNLLEQAVSCKHVTTTLPCTLNDMSP
- the LOC130942180 gene encoding fatty-acid-binding protein 3, chloroplastic, whose amino-acid sequence is MLGTITPCLSPSINFLPRSNHVLTTTSNSILPLNHGHCVTLFSASPLHFTFYRSFRRPNTLFFAETASSAATNAEYVEEPATNVKFQTSLMVPGCSDSLILLGTGFREKVFAIIGVKVYAAGLYLNQSIISELNVWKGQSKDTIQGDSSLFKTIFQTSLEKSLQIILVRDVDGKTFWDALSDAISPRIVEPTTEDESALSAFRDFFLNLSLRKGTFIILTWPNPSKLLVSVSSQGLPSAVDATMESTNVASALFDVFLGDNPVSPSLKASVAEGLSKVLK
- the LOC130941768 gene encoding receptor-like serine/threonine-protein kinase At1g78530 isoform X1, which codes for MRKFLVITLSTTICFIAFVISKILISVLLYKRWKRKHIIYENEGKMVIFRSSLLQSLKSDAVLQKTRKLSNKDIIGSGGYGVVYELRLNESVAFAVKRLNRGSEERDNGFERELEAMADIKHRNIVTLHGYYIAPHYNLLIYELMPNGSLDSILHGRSKEKKHLDWPTRYRVAVGAARGISYLHHDCIPHIIHRDIKSSNILLDQNMGARVSDFGLATLMEPNKTHVSTMVAGTFGYLAPEYFDTGRATVKGDVYSFGVVLLELLTGKKPSDEAFVEEGTKLVTWVKAVVQEKKEELVLDTSLGSCPMQEVNKVFNIAMKCLEPDPLNRPNMAEVVNLLEQAVSCKHVTTTLPCTLNDMSP